From the genome of Fibrobacter sp. UWB5:
AGAACCGTTCAGCGTGTGAACGTAGACGTTCTTGCCGCCGATTTTGGTCTTGATGTTGGCGCGGCGAGCCTGGTAGTCTTCGAAGTTGGAGCAGGAGCTGACTTCGAGCCATTTCTTTTCGACCGGCGCGTAAACTTCGAGGTCGTAGCACTTGGCTGCTCCGAAACCGAGGTCACCCTTACAGAGGGCGAGACGGTGGTAGGGGAGGCCGAGCTTTTCGAGAAGCTTTTCACCGAAGCGGGTGAGTTCTTCGTGGTCTTCGTAGCTGCGATCCGGATGGGCGAAGTAAACCATTTCGACCTTGTTGAACTGGTGCAAGCGGAGAAGACCGCGGGTGTCCTTACCGTAGCTACCAGCTTCGCGGCGGAAGCAGGCGGAGTAGGCGCAAATGCGCTTCGGAAGTTCAGATTCCGGAATCACTTCGCCGGCATAAAGGTTGGTCAGCGGCACTTCGGCGGTCGGGATGAGGAACAGGTCGTCGTCCTTGTCGCAGCGGTACATGTCTTCTTCGAACTTCGGGAGCTGGCCCGTGCCGCGCATGGTATTGCGGGTCACCAGGTACGGCGGAGTGAATTCTTCGAAGCCGTTCTTCATGTGTTCGTCGAGGAAGAACTGGATGAGGGCGCGTTCAAGGCGAGAGCCCCAGCCGCGGTAAACCGGGAAGCCGGAACCGGAAATCTTGGCGCCACGTTCAAAGTCAAAAATGCCGAGGCGTTCGCCCAAGGTCTTGTGGTCCACGCGGGCGAAGTCATCGTTCTTGGTGTAGTAGTCGGCGGGAATCGGGCC
Proteins encoded in this window:
- the serS gene encoding serine--tRNA ligase — translated: MLDIKKIRENPEYYIAETEKKYTTVSLRDVLAVDNERRPLLTEVERLKSERNAQSKRIGELKKKGENADEAQAATRELGNKIDELDKKLKELDYKQTEMLMHVPNIAPRSPEGKDSSDNVVEKDGPIPADYYTKNDDFARVDHKTLGERLGIFDFERGAKISGSGFPVYRGWGSRLERALIQFFLDEHMKNGFEEFTPPYLVTRNTMRGTGQLPKFEEDMYRCDKDDDLFLIPTAEVPLTNLYAGEVIPESELPKRICAYSACFRREAGSYGKDTRGLLRLHQFNKVEMVYFAHPDRSYEDHEELTRFGEKLLEKLGLPYHRLALCKGDLGFGAAKCYDLEVYAPVEKKWLEVSSCSNFEDYQARRANIKTKIGGKNVYVHTLNGSGLATPRVMVGICDNYQQKDGSLKIPEVLRPYMGGLEVIEPKA